TTAAACTCGCGTCCGATTACTCGGGTGCGCGACGACCCAGAGTGTCTTGAAATCCTTACGCCAGGGCACTTTTTAACCGGTAGTCCGCTGATTTCACGTCCGGTTCCTCCCGTGATTGACGAGCCGACAACGCACTTATCACGATGGCAACAAGTGCAAAAATTCCACGAACTGCTGTGGCGCGTATGGTCCCGCGAGTACTTGCAGGAACTGCAGTCGCGGTACAAATGGCAAACTGAACAAAAGGATCTGACTGTAGGAGCGGTAGTCCTCTTGGACAACCCCCTACTACCTCCTAACAAATGGGAATTAGGGAGGGTCGTAAAAACGTTCCCAGGTAAAGACGGCCACGTACGAGTGGTGGAGGTTAAGACCGCGTCCTCAACATATAAACGACCCATTACTCGTGTCTACGAGTTACCAGTAAACAACTGAAGGCACCCCCCGAATAATGTTGtcgagcgtgcgacgtcacgacCTACGTGACATAATAGTCGCGGCCGGCCGTCGGCCCAGGTGTCGTCATCCGaaacattgtaaatattgtaaatagttagtatgtgtgtgtatgtgtacgtATGTATGGGGAGCTCTTCGAGATATATAGATTATCCGTTTCTGTTGCGCGACCGCGCAAGGCGGGCGGTTTGTTAAACGCGAACGATACAGTTTCGTATGATTCAGCGCCGCGACCACCCCCCTCGTCGTCCCTACAGCACCGCGGCGAGTCTTCACCTCGAAGCGAGCTCCCGTATGTGTGTACGGTGGGGGAATCCACCGATTACCGGTAAATAGGACCCCCAGCCAGTTTGAAGGTGTGTTCCGTTGTAACCTCCTCTGCGAGTACACACGCGAATTATATAATAGCTACGAGCAAGTTTCAAAAACGACCGATAATCTCCTCTGCGAGAAACACGTAGAATAATCTCCCCTGCGAGCTCTGTTCTTTCGGGTTAAAGTGCGTCCGTAGCCTCAGCAACAATAAAGTGCTTGTTTTGTGAACCGTAACACGCGGGTGGAACAATTGACTGAAACCTCTCACGAATATCCAATCTCCGACCGAATTTTCTCCTGTCCTTCTTCACGCGAGTCCAACGCATTTATCGTTCACGGATCCTCAGTTCCCTAAAGGGTTCGTGTAACAGTTTTTCAAAACTATCAAAGAACCAAGTCCGGCCGAGTCCGGGAAAACTAAGTTATACTATTTGAcctcttcttaaataatattattagttaaccTGTTGTATATGATTTACacggcaaaataaaattataccgatatgtaaaaatgaaatacttaccttcgcttacgcgctccattttttacataagaatttaaacaacaaacaaacaagttatacgatgaagaagaagaattagcttatttatagtatttcgcaCAGGCAAAACTTTAGCACCGTATTATCGTCGTCATAACCACGTGCAATGGAAATATTacgttatatatcgaataaattaatgttcgtgaacaaaatagaacggcagcgaagatatctgaagttgatcaaatttaccattttgttcacctagaatcgaggaatcgatcactgtgcgTCGTCTTGGCGTCGACGTACGCGGTGACGGAGTTTAGCGTGAAACTAGACATCAATTAATTTAGTGAGAATCCGCGCGTCGTTGCAGTTTCAaccgaacctcgagtcgtcccacggtgcgacgccgccacgtgctctcgtcgtattccCGCGATTCgttctgccgacgagaagcttgttataacgcgtattccatccgaatccgggcgtagaacgcgaagatcgcgtgcGCCGACattaaaatcacgttgctgccggattcataGCGTAAAGAAAAGGACCAGAAAAGGTCGAAGCGTGCGTACAACGAGTTGTCGTTGCCGATCACCTGTTACGCGTCGGTTAACctcgaaacgctgccggtcgctgccggcaTCGTTGATGTAACATCGGAACAATAAATTTTGTTAACCAAGatcgtacgagagtgtttattgggtgagaaaccttcccgccgcggggaatgcctcgtgttcgacccgcatAGAATCCTGCGACCAATAGCTTACCATCTTCGTGTAATatcgattgtcgcaggctcgtacGATTGTCTCTCGAAGTGTTCGGCACACGTAGTTCCGTAAGTGATGGTGTTGAGTTCGTATGCCTCTATCTCGTTCGTGGTCGCGTTGTTCCAGAGAATATTTTGATATTTCCGGTCGTCAGTATGTACCAGAATTTGTCAGAACATCTTCTCTATGTCCGCGACGAGAACATACTCGGCAAGTCGCCATTTTAGAATTATTGTCGTAATGTCTTGTTGCAACTTCGGTCCTGGGTGCAGCAGATCGTTGAGGGAGGGCCCACTCGACGTTTTGTGCGAAGTATTGAATACGACGCGTAATTTGGTCGTCAAACTGTTCTCGCGTATCACGCCACGGTGCGGGATATACGATCGCGTTTTATCGAGCGCGTCGAGACGTGACATATGCCCGAGATTTTCGTATTCGCGGAGGAACTCAACATAGGCTTGCCGACTTGATGCATTACGGTCGAGCTTAGTTGACAAGCGTTTAAGCGACGAGACAGCACCGCGAAATGAATCGCCGAGGTGATCCTCAGGGACCGATACATTCAATGGTAACTTAACTGTGAAACGACCGGTGGCATCGCGCGTATACGTTTCTTTGAAGTGCTGCTCGCACTGACCCTCCTGCGTCGTGAGAGTATTCGACGTGGGGATTGTTTCGGTCTCCCAAAAGCGAGATACCGCCTTTTCAAGTGGATCCCCTCTGACCTCGTGACGTGTTGCAATTGTAGGATGTGAAGTGACCTCGTTATTTATGCTCCCGGAGAGTATCCACCCGAAGATGGTATTCAGAGCAATTGGTTCGCCTACTCGCGAGCGTCGGATACCCGGGCGGATTATTTCGCTGAAGAGTTCCGCACCTAAGAGCAACTCGATACGTTGACTCGAGGCAGGAGTGGGGTCAGCTAACAAGAGATCGGAAAATGATTCGTAATCGACCAATTTGAACGGGGGCGGAACGTATTGCGATATTTGACGTACTATGAACGCGCGGGTGGAGGTGACCGGGGTGGAAGCGCCGGTCGCACCTATCCGTATCTGTGCGCTGTAGTCAATATTGCTCGCGTGTTCGCCACCGAGGCCTGTGACTGAAATCGGCGATCGTAATTTCTTGAGGTGGAGGTGCTGCACAAGGTTCGTAGTAATAAATGAAGATTGAGAACCTTGGTCGATCAAGGCGCGCGCGAGTCGTGACCGACCGTCCGGTGCGTAAACTTTGACGATCGCTGTTGCTAACAGTACGGATTGCTCGACGGGTGGAGCGGCTTCGGCAAAGTGCGAAGTGACGTTGTTACAGGGCTCCGTGAGTGTCAACGGCAGCTCTTCATGCCGTACGGGCGAGGGTATTATCGGGGTAGACGACGAGACAGTCGATGAGTCAGCGGTGTCGTAGCTTTGTCGAGTAGGTCTTCGTGGTTCCCTAGCCGAGGTTCCGTCTTCGCGGTGTAACAACGTATGGTGCTTTCCGCGGCACTCTCTACACACGTTTTTGCTTGAGCAATTGGCCAATGTATGTTCCGTGCTTAGGCAGTTAATGCACGCGCGGAGGTCCTTTACTATGTTGTAACGAGCGAGCGGGCGCAGCCTCCGAAATATATCGCAGTCACGTACCGAGTGTAATTCGTTACAGAGTGGACACGGCGGTCGTCTACGGTCGGTTTCCCCTATGACGTGAGCGTTTGCTTTCTGACGCGCGCGATCCGACGGTTTGGCGATGGTTAGGAGCGGATTCCGCGGTTGATCCATTTCCGCGAACGACGCGGCTTGCGTGAGCatgaattcttctaattgcttataCGTCGGATATTGTTTGGAATTACCTAGGTATTTTCTCCACTCGCTAGAGAGTTCTTTGTCAAACTGGCGAGTAACGAAGTAGACGAGATGGTGATCCTCGCTCGTCTTTCCTAACTTGTGCAACGCCTCAAGGGTGTTCCGGTAGTGAACCGTAAACTGCTTCAGGGTATCAAGCTCTTCCAGTTTCATGGACTGTAGCGAGTGTAACCGATGAAGTAACGCTTGGACTATGAACCGTTCGTTGTCGTAAATTTCTTTGAGACGATCCCACGCGATCTTGAAATTATCGTCCACTAGGTCGAGATGCTCTACAGCCGCGAGCGCTTCTCCTTTCAGGGCAGCAAGGAGGTATTCTAATTGTACGGCGTCAGACAGCGAGTTATTACGAACGATCGCGGAGGTGAATCGTGCTTCAAACGGTCGCCATTTCGAAAAGTCCCCGTCGAAGGTTGGGATGTCTATCCGAGGGAGTTTGACGACTTTGGTTTGACTCACCGGGACTGTGGGCAATGCCATGGTGGAGTTAGCCAGTGGCGAGGAGCATGGAGGCCGTAGGCGCGAGAGGTGCTCACGCAGGTACTCCATCCCGTCATAGTAGACGTCCTCCGCTCTGTCCATGGTTTCCCCTTGAAAATATGGGAGATCCTCCTTGCTCTTGTCCGCTTTCCGCGCCGCCTGTAGATAGCCATTAAGGTGCTCGATTTTCGCCCATGTCTCCTGGAACAGTTGCATCCTGGTCTCCAGGTAGGAGAGGGTGAAGTTGGAGACTCCCTTCTTCTTGGAGTTGGCCAGAATTTTGTTGAGCTGACTACAGGCATTGATTTGCTTCTCGAGAAGCGCTtcgaaggtgtctgttgccgttGTGTTCATATTGTTCACCTTGTCCAGATTAACCACCACTGTCTCTAGTCACTACTTTTGAGCGTCGTCGTTAGCGTTTGAATAAGTACGTTACGCGGCACCGATTTTCACTGAGACGCGACTGCGAATTTCTTTACTTAATTACAGAGTCTACTGGCGTGTGACAAAAAGTCAGTAGACCGGCGCGATTTAATATGTGCGAGTCACTGATTTCAAAAGATTCCGAATGTTaaaaatccggctcgaaggacgaAATTGTTTGCAGTAGCACTGATTTTTGATTTTTAATAAGGAAGAGTAACAAAGCAATTACAATGGTTTTAAGCACATACAACGTAGCCTAGTCCCGGATGGTTCGCGTTGACTAGCGGTTCGCTTGAACTAGTTCGTTTTCGTGTTCTTCGCAATCGTTCTTACAATGTACTGGCTTTCACGATCACCGTCGCTGGAGCACATCGGCAGGTAAAGGGGGGTCATCACCACTAGATCACCTCGAATTGCGTACGAAGACACAGGCACGCGTCTATCGTAgctaccaaatattattattcgcggGTACAATGCGTAACGGCTTTGTTTCGCTCGCTGGTCTCGCGAATTATAATGTTTTCGtgttgtaacagacctacataacataggcctgttacgaacaaacccctgtcacacctccaccggttatacacgacgacgcgaatctagtaacgtaccaccggcctcctgtcataacaacaacaccgcctgtaccgcacgtaccccgcacccaggctcgtattccaacgggaattaaaatcaaatttccaaaatactgttcgaaagacggtatacgtcattatcaaaataccgcaccgcaccaccatcccttaccaccaaaccatccctataaaagccgtcgcgaacagactaaaattacctgagtctgccagcagttatccagggacaacttcgtgcgatattccagtgctgtgagtattctacctgtaaccgttgtccacgtctccgccgttatcggcatcctggttccgctggtacgagccgtgctctacctcgaacacccggtgcgtcaccggtctctttcgctaggcgcgtcgcctccgagagtcgacgattaagaagcggtgtgtcaccccttcggcctcgtcggaaCCCTGCCGTCCTgcccgtccgctggtgcgagctgtgctccacctcgaacacccggtgcgtcaccggtcactttcgccaggcgcgtcgcctccgagagccgacgaacaagaagcggtgcgtcaccctttgacttcgtcggagaacctcctgtccagttatcctgtcgctccgctggtgcgagttgtactccacctcgagcatacccggtgcgtcaccggtatatttcgtgagacgcgtcgtccacgaaatcggccgaactagaagtggtgcgtcacccttcgacgtcgcctaagaaccgcctagaaagtcaccctcgggaggcgagtcgcccacgaggccagtcgagccagacaaggtgcgtcaccttgaccgaactccctgaacgactgtccggaggaacttcgatgacccgtgcgtcacggacatcgaaggaccacgacaacccagcctaggtagggagatcacgacgacagtcgtgatctaactctactcctgtccatcctgcttgcgtcctacgccacatacaggttaaggtagcactctcacggtcacacgttctaaagtcacgggcaccgtagcattaccatcgcgcactgtatcctgaggcaccgtatcctgaggcactgtagcttacgcgtccgaaaggcagcgagtataatttatttacccgcaaccgactcgtctcagttatttcacccgtatcgactccgttcctcgcgtcgtcactccacttgtcatttagaaccctgggtcggcgagctgttcaacaccaaggagcccgaacgcgaggaagccgaacgacgacgaaacacacctgttacaGTGTCAAACAATTTTAGaggggtaatattatttataaaatttaagtaaatttgcatagaatcaatattatttgagagggatgatattatttataaaatttaagtaaatttatatagagttaatattatttaagagaaaataatatttattatttataaaatttaagtaaATTTGTATACCATCAATATTATTTGAGAgggataatatattatttataaaatttaagtgaatttatatagaattaatattattttagaggGGTAATATtgtaacaggtgtgtttcgtcgtcgttcggtttCCTCGCGTCCGTGCTCCTTGGTGCTGAACggctcgccgatccagggtcCTAAACGACGAAAGGAATAAACGGCGCGAGGAACGGaatcggtacgggtgaaataactgacgagtcggttgcgggcaAATAAATTATGCTCGCTGCCTTTCAGACGCGTAagatacggtgcctcaggatacagtgcgcgatggtaatgctacggtgcccgtgagtttagaacgtgtgaccgtgagagtgctacctgAACCTGTAAGCGGTGTAGCacgcaggcaggatggacaggagtagagttagatcacgactgtcgtcgtggtctccctacctaggccgggttttcgtggtccttcgatgtcggcgTCTTAATTGACCAAACAGTCGTTTCTACTGCGGAAGGAATCGAGGTGGTATTCAGACTCAGCATATTACTTAATGGAGGCCGAGTTTCTACGACCTCCGCAGCAATTTTAATTAACCAATATGAATATTTGAACTGTACAAGGAAGTTGTCCACTGACGAATAATAGTATaagttacaaaatactccgcggGGCTTTTGATGCCTTACAGCTTCGGACGCGGAGGATTGTTACGCTCAAAGATCGCACGGTTTAGATTTGCTCGCGGCGAAAGACGACGTTGTAGTTTACTAGCGGATACAAAAGACGGTCTCCTGCGAATTTGCGCTGCTATTTATAGTGGGCAGGCTGGTTGTTCGGAACTAGGACGGAGTGGGGAATTTGAAATAAACGTTTTAATTGCTGACACTGGACGACAGTTCTACAGTTGACGCTGTTTTTGGAAAAGAAACCGAGAACGGTAGCGGGCGAGTTCGAAGGATGCCCCTCATGGTTACTGCTGTCGTGTTTAGTACACACGCGGTCGGCTCGGCGTTTACCTATGAGTACATTCACCTCGGTTCGACGTCAAGTCCGTACAGCTGAGATTGAAAAACGCCAAACACGTAAGCGTGTTCTTATGATCGGAGTTTCGACTTCGAATCTCTCTCTGGGCAAGCGATCCTTTACCGCGCTCTCCCGCTCGCGGCCGGTACGCGTCAAACACAAGGCCACGACGATTCACCAACTTTACCGCACGTGTACTGGCACAAAATGGTTCTGGCGTACCGCGACCGCGTATATTCTACAAACCACGTGCTACAGACGCTACACTAGTACTTAAAGTCGTctatagagcgcaccacagTGTGGTCCCACACAACATGGCCGACAAGTTGATACCCCTTCCGTCTTTCGCCATACCCCCcgcgattttcaattgttacttccatcaattgcgtccgttgccggttgcggcccgcgcgtattcttatgttttcacttttggcccactgcagttcgcgggggttgctcatcactggtttaaataaataaatttatatatttttctatttgtgaattatattattctaataatttattgtgaaaataattgtttaaataaataaaaacaaataacaaatttgtgtagattataaaaatctatttattttgtaacaggtgcgtttcgtcgtcgttcggtttCCTCGCGTCCGTGCTCCTTGGTGCTGAACggctcgccgatccagggtcCTAAACGACGAAAGGAATAAACGGCGCGAGGAACGGaatcggtacgggtgaaataactgacgagtcggttgcgggcaAATATAATTATGCTCGCTGCCTTTCAGACGCGTAagatacggtgcctcaggatacggtgcctcaagatacggtgcctcaggatataGTGCGCGATGttaatgctacggtgcccgtgatttTAGAACGTGAGACCGTGAGAGTACTACCCGAACCTGTAAGTGGTGTAGGACGCATGCAGAATGGACAGGAGTAGggttagatcacgactgtcgtcgtgatctccctacatAGGCCGGGTtttcgtggtccttcgatgtccgtgacgcacgggtcatcgaagtacctccggacagtcgttcagggagttcggtcaaggtgacgcaccttgtcttgctcgactggcctcgtgggcgactcgcctcacgagggtgactttctaggcggttcttaggcgacgtcgaagggtgacgcaccacttctagttcggccgatttcgtggacgacgcgtctcacggaATTTACCGGTGACTCACCGGATaggttcgaggtggagtacaactcgcaccagcgtaGAGACAgtataactggacaggaggttctccgacgaagtcaaagggtgacgcaccacttcttgttcgtcggctctcggaggcgacgcgcctagcgaaagtgaccggtgacgcacgggtgttcgaggtggagcacggctcgcaccagcggacggacaggacgacagggtttcttcgacgaagccgaaggggtgacacaccacttcttgttcgtcgactctcggaggcgacgcgcctagcgaaagaggccggtgacgcaccggttg
This genomic stretch from Lasioglossum baleicum chromosome 4, iyLasBale1, whole genome shotgun sequence harbors:
- the LOC143208114 gene encoding uncharacterized protein LOC143208114 — protein: MNTTATDTFEALLEKQINACSQLNKILANSKKKGVSNFTLSYLETRMQLFQETWAKIEHLNGYLQAARKADKSKEDLPYFQGETMDRAEDVYYDGMEYLREHLSRLRPPCSSPLANSTMALPTVPVSQTKVVKLPRIDIPTFDGDFSKWRPFEARFTSAIVRNNSLSDAVQLEYLLAALKGEALAAVEHLDLVDDNFKIAWDRLKEIYDNERFIVQALLHRLHSLQSMKLEELDTLKQFTVHYRNTLEALHKLGKTSEDHHLVYFVTRQFDKELSSEWRKYLGNSKQYPTYKQLEEFMLTQAASFAEMDQPRNPLLTIAKPSDRARQKANAHVIGETDRRRPPCPLCNELHSVRDCDIFRRLRPLARYNIVKDLRACINCLSTEHTLANCSSKNVCRECRGKHHTLLHREDGTSAREPRRPTRQSYDTADSSTVSSSTPIIPSPVRHEELPLTLTEPCNNVTSHFAEAAPPVEQSVLLATAIVKVYAPDGRSRLARALIDQGSQSSFITTNLVQHLHLKKLRSPISVTGLGGEHASNIDYSAQIRIGATGASTPVTSTRAFIVRQISQYVPPPFKLVDYESFSDLLLADPTPASSQRIELLLGAELFSEIIRPGIRRSRVGEPIALNTIFGWILSGSINNEVTSHPTIATRHEVRGDPLEKAVSRFWETETIPTSNTLTTQEGQCEQHFKETYTRDATGRFTVKLPLNVSVPEDHLGDSFRGAVSSLKRLSTKLDRNASSRQAYVEFLREYENLGHMSRLDALDKTRSYIPHRGVIRENSLTTKLRVVFNTSHKTSSGPSLNDLLHPGPKLQQDITTIILKWRLAEYVLVADIEKMF